The Defluviitalea raffinosedens genome contains the following window.
CATGAGACGATATATATAATAAGAAGTAAATTTTGGATAAATAGGGTGAAACCATGTTTATTAGTTTTGCAACCGAGTCTAAAATTATAAATCATATGAAGAGTCTACAAAGAAATCAGGATGTACTCGCGTTACGTCTGGCTACTGGCCAGAGGATTAATTCTGCTGCCGATGATCCGGCAGGACTGGCTATTTCCGAGAGAATGAGGGCGCAAATTCGGGGATTAAGAATGGCACAAAGGAATGCTATGGACGGAATATCTCTTATACAAACAGCTGAAGGTGCCATGAATGAGATACATTCTATTCTTCAAAGAATGAGAGAACTGTCGGTTCAAGCAGCCAATGGGACCAATACGGATCAGGACCGTGCTTATCTGAATGAGGAATTTCAGCAGTTAAAACAAGCCGTTTATCAGTTTGCTCGCAGCACGGAATTTAATAGCCAGCCCCTTCTGGATGGATCCAAAAAAGACAAAGGTATTCACCTTCAGATTGGCCCCAATGCAGGAGATAGTTTAATCGTTACTATTGGAGATATGACGGATTTAGGGCTTGATGCATTGG
Protein-coding sequences here:
- a CDS encoding flagellin, with the protein product MKSLQRNQDVLALRLATGQRINSAADDPAGLAISERMRAQIRGLRMAQRNAMDGISLIQTAEGAMNEIHSILQRMRELSVQAANGTNTDQDRAYLNEEFQQLKQAVYQFARSTEFNSQPLLDGSKKDKGIHLQIGPNAGDSLIVTIGDMTDLGLDALDISTQEGAEKAMKALDDSINQVSRERSKLGAIQNRLEHTINYLSTYEENLTAAESRIRDADMAQTIMEYTKNQMLLMVSQVILAQSLRMKRENIMMLLSSLEPRRKYWW